Genomic window (Acidicapsa ligni):
CTCGTATTGTTTTTGCGTGTCCCAGCTCCGATTGCTGTAGGCATCGGTCTCACCTTCTCTGCCGTTATCAAGCTCATACTGGTGCCGGCTCAGATTGTTCGCGGCAACGTAGCGTGGCGCACGCTTGGGTTTATGCTTCTTGGCGGCGCGCCGGGCGTAATCGTTGGTTCTCTGCTTTTGAAGCACCTGGTATCAGCCGGATCACAGAACCTGTTAAACGCGCTGCTAGGGGCCATCCTGGTAGCTACGGCAAGCTGGCAGATTCTCTTCTCATTTCGATCCATCAAAGGAGATCGCGAACGCCGCGATCGTAGCCCCTTACTCGCCTGGCTCATGTTTCCTGTAGGCGCAGAGGTAGGCTTTTCCTCTGCCGGTGCAGGAGCTCTCGGCAGTGCAGCGCTCCTAAGTCTCACATCTCTGTTGCCTGCTCAGGTTGTCGGTACAGATATAGCTTTTGGATTTGTTGTGTCACTTATAGGAAGCGGCGCACATTGGTTTTCAACAACCTCAAACCTGCAGCTTCTACTGCAACTCACCGCCGGAGGTATCGCAGGAGCAATCACCGGTACGCTTATTAGCAATGCCATTCCTCGTCGCCCCCTGCGCTTCGCGCTATGGCTATGGCTGCTTGTCCTCGGGGGCCAGTTTCTCTTCACGAGCTATCACGTCTGGGCTGCTCCGCGATAGACGAGCTCCGTTTTCAAAGTAAAATTAGATCAAGAATACCTAGAGCGGTTTTGCATTCTGTTTCGTCTCATAAACAATTGCGATCGTCCATCGGAAGAAGTGTGCGTCGCGAGCTTCAATTTTTCCGCTAGTTTCATCTTTTCCAAACTTGGAATCGATGTCTCAGGTGTAGTTTCTCTACTTTCAGGAGTGCCTTGCTCTGTTATGCCATGTTACCGCTTGTTGTCTCGCGCCCTTTTTTCGTTGATAGCGGCAATTATTTCTGTAGCCCCTATCGCATTGATGCTAAGCAGCATTGTTGGTAATGCCCAGTTAGCCAATCCCGGATCGAGCGGCTCCATTGTTGGAACCGTAGTGGATCCCCAGGGTGCAGTCGTGCCGGGTGCAAACCTGGCAATAACGAATGCTGCTGGTAAATCCGTAGTCGTTGTATGCGATGCATTAGGGAAGTATTCGGTCGAGGGACTAACTCCCGGATCCTACACCATCGAAGTCCAGGCGTCCGGCTTTCGCACCACGCGAAAGGACGATGTTCTTATCAATTCCGGGGCGCCTCAACACCTGAATCTAACACTGGAGATCGCTGTTGATCAGCAGGAGGTAGTCGTCTCCGCAGCCGACACCACACTCGACTCCAGCCCTGAAAAAAATGGCGGAGCCATTGTCCTGAAAGGCTCCGACCTTCAGGCACTGTCCGATGATCAGGATGAAATGCAGCAGCAGTTGCAGGCCATGGCAGGCTCCGATCCGGAGACAGGAACGCAGTTTTATGTCGATGGATTCTCCGGCGGCAAGCTGCCACCCAAATCATCCATCCGTGAAATTCGCATCAATCAGAACCCCTACTCAGCGCAATATGACACGCTCGGCTACGGGCGAATTGAGATATTCACCAAGCCAGGCACGGACAAACTTCACGGCGACGTATGGATGCAAGGCAATGATTCGCCATTGAACGCGCGAAGTCCCTTCGTGACGACGCAACCGTCGTATTATTCCTATCAATTTGAAGGCGACGTCAACGGGCCAATCAATAAGACTGCATCCTACTTCGCAAGCACCTATTACCAAAACGCTGTGAATGATTCGATTGTCAACGCATTCGTTCTGGATCCGTCCTTGAATCAGACCTCGTTCACGCAAGCTATCTCAAGTCCTACCACCAACCTTTCATCGACTTTCCGCGTCGATAAACAGATTGGCAAAGTACAAACGTTGAGCGTTCGCTATCAGTTGGAGAGAACGAAGCAGACCAATGGCGGTGTGGGTCAATTCAACTTGGCTTCGCAGGCCTTTAACAGTCTCAATACTGAGCAGGTCCTGCAGATCTCCGATACTCAGGCCTACGGCGCTAAGGTGGTAAACGAGACAAGGTTCCAATATATTCGTGACCGCAACAATCAAACTGCGCTGACCGGAGGTCCAACAATCGCAGTGCAGGGCGCGTTTACCGGAGGTGGCAGCAGCCAGGGCTCAACACGCGACAATCAGGATCACTACGAGTTTCAGGATTATGTCCAGGT
Coding sequences:
- a CDS encoding sulfite exporter TauE/SafE family protein, which produces MQYVIGFVIALFIALTGVGAGTITVPILVLFLRVPAPIAVGIGLTFSAVIKLILVPAQIVRGNVAWRTLGFMLLGGAPGVIVGSLLLKHLVSAGSQNLLNALLGAILVATASWQILFSFRSIKGDRERRDRSPLLAWLMFPVGAEVGFSSAGAGALGSAALLSLTSLLPAQVVGTDIAFGFVVSLIGSGAHWFSTTSNLQLLLQLTAGGIAGAITGTLISNAIPRRPLRFALWLWLLVLGGQFLFTSYHVWAAPR